The window agtagtgtaaccctttacaagaacatcagctttgataccaactgtgaaggcccgaaaatccttgcttgaaaatttgcggaaaaattaaaaattttctttttaaagaacttaaatttccttattcgtaaaatcaactgataaatcaagttcaatgtttaaaaatatagcagcggaaaaataaagtttgccaacaaaaacaatttaaaatttttccaacgactgataaaattgCTTGCGGAAAAATAACTACTGCTGCACTGAgatcctcgggtgccactactgccgacccaagatggctcactggtccccgccctcggccctagcctcatcagtacctacaacaatcaagtctagtgagcctaaagactcagcataaatatatcgcaggtaacgagtaaaatctgaagtaaaatatgcatgggataaaatatcatgtcatgaggcatgctgaaaataatctgtactgagcaattataatacgtgcataattgaactgaaaatcacagtaaaaatatttgctccttggagccctgtactgaaataactggtaaaattttctgttgagattatggtctacgcctgtggcccctgcactaagctgaacttatcggtaactggctaccggggagtctgaaactgaactgagctggccggtcactggcgaccgggtggtaccaaactgaactgatcggtcactggcgaccgtataaaataatactcccacatagtgaatgaaccacaagctatatcgcataaatctcaaaaataatcattttctatttaatgcacgtaaaataattgattggcataatgaaaattcctgtatattttaccaactggattggattggatcgtccccaggctcgctgcatcctaaatatgccatgaaaatatgcaatatatttttcttggcctaactatgcaattaagtttgaaaatgcgacaaaTACGTCTAACcgcttcgtatttaatcatgacttcgaaccaacccgaaccgacactgaaccgacgtatagtcatgattaaaatacgctcaaaattatgaactaatgctcctaaaatggtgagggtcgaaatctaggtgaaatggaggccaaaacatgaaacgctctttcgagagtcaatttggcacatcgtaccgtaaattctcgtacgagctcaaaaatgatccgaatcacgaacggtcaaaaacatgaccctcctaactcaatggggcaatgtccagtccaaggacataggataaaagccaaccgagaactagAACGACGCCTCTGAACAGCAGCctacttgctgtcaaaaatacagcagctgcgcaagtgtagtgtcttgcttagatcgatgtcttgcgtcgttccagtggacatttgattgaccatggcacgatctagacatataAGGGCATgttatgaaccgtggctatgggccataggccaaccaagatccataccaagcaacCAAAAACCGAAACCATTTGCTGAACCAATGAAGAAGCCGAATGGGGAAAGGGGTTGTtcttgttgatttgattaaaaccgatgcaccatggaccaagccaccaaaagggcgacttagtcacatcttagacatgctaggggagtgatctaaccatggctaagagccattagggcagccaagatcagatcaaaCCCTCATGACAGgaaactgaaattttcgaacACCATTTTCTGCACCTATGGGGCTTGCTGTCATTTCGGtttttccagcaagcatgggaCTGAAACAAATGTTCTAACATggccctaacatgtcctagtacatttCCATATGCAGCCTCGAGCCCCTGGAACTAGCCATCCCTGAAATCGAGCAAACATACCAAATCGTGAAGCATTAAAACACtcgaaaaatctgtgcagaaagTTTTAAGAATTTGCTATGCATATCTCGGttttcatgataaaaaaaatcatgcacatGTGATATTAAAAATTcagtatatgacttgattgaggtttgaaagaaatctagacatgccttggtTATAGTTTGAAATAGAAACGAAAAGAAGAGACGagacggcgcggaggagacggagtggctTCTCTTGTTCCTTCTAGTTCTCGATTTTCTCCCTATTATTTCTAGCTATGCCTCACGGTTTTCTAATCTGAAATGGGTCTGAATTTCGAAAAGGAGAGGGGAGAAATGGTGGTTATGAAGGTGAGGAGAAGggtgtaatgcccgaattttgaaaatgtggtagTAGTTGTGATGGTTTATGACTTTACGTTATGGTATAAATGGTAATGAATGTTATAGAATGGAATAGATAATTGATGGGAAGAATCAAAGGTTGAATTTGAGCTAAATAGGTGATGGaagtgcagaaacggtatgaaaaatgtgccagtagttgtggtttttagcataatgtttttatattgatccaattgatgtgagtccacttccattagaaagatatgacataaggctataactttcttattttgcgttttggtcaaatcattagggaagacgagccaaaagcgccccgaagtgtgtcgtgcgtatcgtcgttcctacaatgacacatgttgggagatttagcataactttttactcagaactccaaatgatctgaaattttgacaGGTTAAAGAAAAGACATAGGgatacaactttgtagtttaccactttcgcAAATTCCGAAGTTAAAGATGAGTTTTGGACAGAATACGGCGCGCCCCTGCGCCAGAATTCGCGCGATGGCGCGCCCGGGCAGTATGGGAATTCGCGCGATGGCGTGCCCGGGCAGTATGGTGCGCGCCCCAGCACCAAGTCTCGCGCGATGGCGCGCCCAATActgatttttttgttgtttgggGCAGAATGGAGCGCGCGGCGGCGCCAAATCCCGCGCCATGGCGCCCAACACatgtgtaaaaacgtgttttgAGGTTTGGAATGAATAAATTGGGTTGGGAAGTGTAATTGTATTATTTTCTCTTCCCTTTTTCCTCCTCCAATCATTTCTCCCTTTCTCTTCCAAAGAAACCCTCCTTCCTTCCATTTTCTAATTTATTCTTCAATCTATGGGAGATTTGTTCAAGGAAATTATGAAATGAagttagatttgtgatcctctctCCAAGATCTTCAAGACGGTGTAAGTATGTTATATTTTATTCAAGTTTGGAAATGAGATGAAGTTTATAATTGATATTTGTGTTGATATTTGAGATGTTGGAGATGTTGAGATTGTgttggtttgaatttaaaatggaaTTGAAGACAATGGCAAAGTAAAGGAGCTAACTCTTTAGGACACATGCCATGTGTTTGATAGAATGATTCAATGAATGTTTTATGGCATATTAAGGTTAAGAAATTTATGGATCTTGATTCGAAGCGATATGGAactaattatgaattttgaacAGAAATTACTCTGTTTTGATAGATGATCAGAGTTATTGAATTATAGTAGAATCCAgaggttcaagacttctcacctacgcatttcgatcttcttttggtaataattgaaaggtatgttacggtcgataacatacgaggtaaaagtatcatttttattttaaattgaaaactcTTTGGCTTGATGAACTATTggtgatttgatgatgattgttgtattgagatgagttgattatgatatcgagatgatgatattgatttgcatcatgacattgcatattgagccacttgttgattcagatttgatatggcggaggtcgccttgatttattgatttgttggacgtatggggctatagtttagttggcatagtgtatgcggaggtcgctgctatgacctgaacactctctataggcgcaccatagtcttgggattgtagaacacagcaacccacctcgagcggatgagtcggtggatATTGCTGGGAGATTCTCTAtccttgggtaccctatgaccagatgattcacttgatcttgagatttattgatagcccacagcttctgatcatgcattgcattatattgcatctttatgaattcatatgaaatatttgaaattttaattctcatatgttattgattgtatcatactgggtttatactcaccggcgTGTCCggtacctcttgttttcatgtgcttgacggtaggcgaggcgaggcttgggatgccagagtcaagctccaggcgaggagatgcgagttagagtgggattctcgggtcttaggagcaTTTGATGATGTTGGGAAAATTTGGTTCACAAGTTTATTTTGACATGTTGAAAACTTATAgttcaaaaattatattttaaacatttgagacatttaaattatttGATGATGTTATGTGGATTTGTGAACAacatattatgtattttattaaatcatttGGTTTGTTACATTTATAATCGTTGGTATTAGATATCGGACCCGGGGCCCCACAAAGGGTGCACAATAATAGGATCATATCAAGACTAAGTCTCCAtgcatttgaattttgaattctagTTTGATATCAACTCTTTGTTGGATGCTTCTAGagtgtgatggccgatattctCCCTTGTTTTCTAGTCTAGGATATgtccattaattaattaaattgttctCCCAAAAATCCTAGAATTATCCTACAAATTATATGCAAAGAAATGGTCAAAGTTGATGAGTTGGCAATGAATAGGCTATCAACTTAGGGGGCCGAAATTCACTTCTAAAAATGAATGGGGAGAgttgtttatttactaaattaataactcttaaaagcctcactaatcccttaaataatttagtgagctaaccccttaattatgcaacttaaatgggcttattttttaatcacctcaagtaattaaattatatcCTCAAAtcttctttttaacttaaatgtaCTTACTttctagctaaaataaattctggaaatattttctgaattttaaattttatctctaaactcccaCTCCaatccggcctcactgaaataactgaagtgataaaaatcaaactactgaactgaaataataaaataattaacttcaaagaaatgcatttaaataatcatgcaatgaagtcaattaaatttaaaacactagaattatgcatggcttatacgtagactgatttacgggttctacactttgcatatgagacattaaacaatatgctgattgtgaggtgctgcctacaatcttgagtgctaggagttcagttttaggcTGTGGGTAAGTcttagctgaatgggtttgtacaatgattgtataaatcaaagtcttctagtgaatccttcccaagaggaagaaggggtgacgtaggagttgttaatctccgaacatccataaacaaattcgtgtctatttatttattgcatttacttatcatttccactgtttttaaagatgcattgttgaagcattttatgtgttcttcaaatactaaaatattgtatatcaagtgtttgataaaatgtttcaaccaaaatagttttactcattcaacttgcatatattttaaatgcttcacAAAATCTTGAATTGGTttttacgaaggattatttcgtgtgtcttccgcttggtttaaaaaccaaactcgatttaattcatcggtgttcaatatttcaagaaccgagctattgtagctcaacgattacgaTAACTGATCCTAACACTGGTTTTTGGGTCTCGGATTCTCGAGATAGCTGTCATTTAGGTTCTTTATCCTGAAATTTAACTTTTTGGATGCAGAAAATTGAAAGACTTAATGGTATGCTGCATTCTCTTGACAATCAGTCATCATCCAAACATGTTTATTATGCCGACAACAGGTGAGTGATCAAGCCCTTTTTCTGCTGATTCTTGATAGTTTTCATACCCATTTTTTAGAGTGGTCAATTTCATGTTATAACAGTTATGTCACCACCAAAGTGTATTCTTTTCTCATTATTAGATATGGTCGCTTCTGAtagctcaattaatttatttcttcaaagtcaTTTTATTCTCTTCTGCTTCAGAAAGAACGTCTAATATGTAATCTaggcaattaagataaaactatCCGAAGGCCAATTTCAAAAGTACAATGACCAAGGGGTAATGAGACTGTCTTCTCTGGAACTTCTGTTTGAATCACTTGAATTCCATGTTTACACTTGTGTGTCTGCAAACGACAGATTTTTTTTCATCCAAGACAGTGATTTGGTGGTAATGTACTGGTCACACAAAGTattaatgcataaaatggtGCAGTTCAAATATTGCTCAGTAGTATAGCATTTTGAGCTTAGTAAATATTTTTGTGTTTCATGAAGTATGTTGGCTGGCTGTTGATTCTCTTTCTAGGGAGGAGGCAAGAGAAGTCCGCCAAAAAGTTTCAGAACAAGGGAACCCATCAGCTTTTAAAGACTTGCCTAAAGTTATTTTGAGGTACTGAAAGCTATTTTTTTTAGTCAATTGCCTCCTACGAAATTGATTTGCCAGGTTGATAACATGTTTCTACTTGCCTCCCCACAATTAAGATCTCAACTGAGTACCGAATGATATCATTACCGTCAATCCATAAGCTATATTGCAAAAACGAAGTGGACTACAAATTTTCTTTgacaatcagaaataatttgCTTTAGTCTGTCTGTCCTCATAGCTCTTTCATTTGTCTCTTCACCACCATACTTTACCTCCTTTAAGTTATCAATACCTCACTTGTTGATTGAATATGGTGATATTTGGCGCCTTgtcataatatcttatttttcttattgaatttGGTTTTCAATTTCTACTTTTTTGGTATTCCCTGCTGTTGTTCGAGTTTTCTCTTCAAAAACTTTTTTTGATTTGTTGGTCACAAATATATACCAATTGGGAATATCAATCGCATGCTATGTGAGttaattataattccatttatgcgtgcatgataaatatttatggCCGTGTGTCCTTTTTGTCTTGTCTGGACTTTCTATTGGGCTTCTATTTCTTCCGAGATAATCAATACTATCCCGTCATTCTGAGTGTTGTatctttgtataaattttatgggaattAGGGGATGATACTTTTCTCCATCATTTATCCTTGCCACTTGACGAACTTTGGTTCAAGAAATCGAATTGATGCACAAGTGCTAGAGCATTTAAACCCAACTGACGTTTCTTGTATCATGAACTACTATCTATCATATTCCCTAAAGGGTCTTGCTTGTTGGCAATCGTTGCTGCATTTTCCTAAAATTTAATCTTTTTCTATGTTGTATCTTTCTACTTTGATTTTGGGTATTTAGTTTTATTCCAAATGACTTTTCTGTTTCTTGTAGAACATAActttatcgaatcaaatggttggTTATCTGTCCGCCGTGCACAAATCCTTTTCCTTTTGATGAGTTTGCTTTGGTtgatttccaaatttcttttcagtCTCTCCTTGGCTTTAGGCCTTCATATTACTTTTGTTTCTCTTCTACATCGAGGAAGTTAGACTAGAATTTGTTGTTGAAGAGTTTAGTTTAATCGTGTATAGAAACACGGTCAACATGCAGGAAGACAGATTCTTCATATCGAGAGCTAGAGGCTAGAAAAAAACGGttaaaagatctagagaaaatatacacggatatgtctatgcagaaagagttacaggtatcaatatttcagagagtACGTTATACGCTTCATTTTTTCCTTGTTTCGCTGTAGGGTAATCATTTTAATGCCTCATTGGTGCAGAAAAGGGGTAAGAAACGCAAACTGCGTGAAGATGAAATGGTTAGTCCCACTTCAAGACCCGTGTATAAATGGCGACAGGAAAGGAAATGTTGAATAGAATACTTATATAAcgaagatttcttgaaagagaACCTGAGGAGGAGACGTGCAACAATATCCTGTAGTCATCTGGGAAGCACAATTTTCGTAACTGTGTGGAAACTGCGTGATTTTTTAATCGGAACAACCGTAAAcgttgaaacataatttttctgtgactgatgttggaaacaaaagtatacttctatgttttcataaccggatcaccttcataaccggaccggtgatcgaatcgaaaaacacatgttgaatttatggtgtgactgaaaattgttatattatataaaataataatataatattataaataatgaaaaagatatagttatcgatatagtgatatttcatgcttttaagttcccaaaaatactctgccattagagcagtcagatccatcaaatttcactgcgaagaactacaataatgtgtgtaaagtttatagcttatattttcattgtcgaaattattttccataaaaatataatagaaaaaaaTGGGAAAATAGAGTGTTTTTTGAatgttttatataaatatatatatatatatatttataaaactaGCATTTAAAAATGTGTTCTATTTAGATATATCTGTGATAAAAGAGTTACTTTGGAGAGAGTTCAAACAAGTTTTATGGTTTATGCATAAGTTTTTAGGTTTGCTACCTTTTGCTATGACAAGCGAGCAAACTT is drawn from Primulina eburnea isolate SZY01 chromosome 10, ASM2296580v1, whole genome shotgun sequence and contains these coding sequences:
- the LOC140842909 gene encoding probable U3 small nucleolar RNA-associated protein 11, whose protein sequence is MSSLRNAIPRKAHKERAQPHLRRKFGLLETHKDYVIRARAYHQKEHTLLKLKEKAALRNPDEFYFKMIKTKTVGGVHKPDQAIKYTNEELMLMKTQDIGYILQKLQIEKKMFYFRKIERLNGMLHSLDNQSSSKHVYYADNREEAREVRQKVSEQGNPSAFKDLPKVILRKTDSSYRELEARKKRLKDLEKIYTDMSMQKELQKRGKKRKLREDEMVSPTSRPVYKWRQERKC